Proteins found in one Agaribacterium sp. ZY112 genomic segment:
- a CDS encoding alkaline phosphatase D family protein, translating to MDKKISRRSAFKFVTGGVVAGSLVSCAQSGTKQEANNEKTATELSSDPWSRTYDRVWLGGSYWANPMEDWAVKSGGIESVGRGGNRSVHSLTHELRDLSQPFFMSVRIQRVEKNPVDGGAGIRLGISSDLNEYRSNCFVHKGFDLGIKEDLLVLGDKSIALSTASADKEIQLLLNAKPQSGAVALHLSATLVDTGTVIAELDHLLPADQLRGNVALTSNFSLAETGSSEDKKDGPGCRYRFNQWQMQGQAFVVNDDRRFGPILWTMYSLSDNRNDEGFVLKLSAYVGPIGEQDSQELELQIKKLGKWQTVAKEKINTDGWLATFRVPQWDESQTWPFRVVYNEQHSDGSETPDTWLGSIKANPQGAQVKMAALTCQNDYGFPYEPVANNVVKLQPDLVFFSGDQIYESHGGYGIVRSPDERAMLNYLRKFYQFGWAFREAMRNQPTVCLPDDHDVLQGNLWGQGGQSMKNIENDPTASVLAGYIQSPRIVNMVHRTTLNHHPDAYDPTPTNGIGAYYCDMVYGNVSFAILADRQWKSAPETVGAIVGETGQDEDPTSFNPKLDRDGLSLLGQRQEDFLEQWGQDWRGHKLKAVLSQTVFAGISTHQPRPDRFLKYDFDSSGWPASARNRAIDIMRASKALHICGDTHLGTLSQYGVNQQRDSNWAFCTPAISAGWPRWWLPDQMNFPYQNRPEHGLAQTGEYKDTFGNLIYVYAVGNPEVGKSGNRYIKAHEKGSGFGFITFDTEKLSYTMQAYRFLIDATDGSASNQFPGWPVTIYQAENGGDNQLS from the coding sequence ATGGATAAGAAAATCTCTAGACGTTCAGCGTTTAAGTTTGTCACTGGTGGTGTCGTCGCCGGTAGCTTGGTTAGCTGTGCGCAAAGTGGTACGAAGCAAGAAGCAAACAATGAGAAAACAGCGACTGAACTAAGCAGTGACCCTTGGTCACGTACTTACGATCGCGTATGGCTCGGTGGGTCCTATTGGGCGAATCCGATGGAGGACTGGGCGGTAAAGTCTGGTGGCATAGAAAGTGTCGGGCGTGGTGGTAATCGCAGTGTGCACTCCTTAACTCATGAATTAAGGGACCTTAGCCAGCCATTTTTCATGTCGGTTCGTATACAGCGTGTCGAGAAAAATCCAGTTGATGGCGGCGCAGGCATACGCTTAGGTATTAGCAGCGACTTGAACGAATATCGTAGTAATTGCTTTGTTCATAAGGGTTTTGATCTTGGCATTAAAGAAGATCTTCTGGTATTAGGGGATAAAAGTATTGCTTTATCAACAGCATCTGCAGATAAAGAAATTCAATTGTTATTAAATGCTAAGCCCCAGTCAGGGGCTGTCGCTTTACATTTAAGTGCAACATTGGTTGATACCGGTACCGTTATAGCCGAGTTGGATCACTTACTGCCAGCGGATCAGCTGCGTGGTAATGTGGCTTTGACCAGTAATTTTTCCTTGGCTGAGACTGGTAGCAGTGAAGATAAAAAAGATGGCCCAGGTTGTCGTTATCGTTTTAATCAGTGGCAGATGCAAGGTCAGGCCTTTGTTGTTAACGATGATAGGCGTTTTGGTCCTATTTTATGGACAATGTATTCCTTAAGTGACAACCGCAATGACGAAGGTTTTGTTTTGAAGCTGAGCGCCTATGTTGGGCCTATTGGTGAACAAGATAGCCAAGAATTAGAGCTGCAAATTAAAAAGTTGGGTAAGTGGCAGACAGTCGCTAAAGAAAAAATTAATACTGATGGTTGGCTTGCCACTTTTAGGGTACCGCAATGGGATGAGTCACAAACTTGGCCTTTTCGGGTGGTTTATAACGAGCAGCATAGTGACGGTAGCGAAACGCCAGATACCTGGCTTGGTTCTATCAAGGCAAACCCACAAGGCGCTCAAGTGAAAATGGCTGCGCTCACCTGTCAGAATGATTACGGCTTCCCTTATGAGCCTGTGGCTAACAATGTTGTTAAGCTACAACCTGATTTAGTGTTCTTTTCTGGCGATCAAATTTACGAAAGCCACGGTGGTTACGGTATTGTGCGCTCGCCGGATGAGAGAGCCATGCTGAATTATTTGAGAAAATTTTATCAGTTTGGTTGGGCCTTCCGTGAGGCTATGCGTAATCAGCCTACGGTTTGTCTTCCTGATGATCACGATGTACTTCAGGGGAATTTGTGGGGTCAAGGTGGGCAGTCAATGAAAAACATTGAAAACGACCCAACTGCTTCGGTATTAGCTGGTTATATTCAATCTCCACGCATAGTTAATATGGTGCACCGCACCACCTTAAATCATCATCCAGATGCTTATGATCCAACACCGACTAACGGTATTGGCGCTTATTACTGCGACATGGTTTATGGCAATGTGAGTTTTGCCATTTTAGCGGATAGGCAGTGGAAGAGTGCACCAGAGACGGTGGGAGCTATTGTTGGGGAAACCGGGCAAGATGAAGATCCGACTTCCTTTAATCCTAAGCTCGACCGTGACGGTCTAAGTTTATTGGGACAGCGGCAAGAAGATTTTTTAGAGCAATGGGGGCAAGATTGGCGAGGGCATAAACTTAAAGCGGTACTCAGTCAGACCGTATTTGCTGGTATTTCTACTCATCAACCGCGTCCGGATCGTTTCCTAAAATATGATTTTGATAGTAGCGGCTGGCCTGCTTCTGCTCGTAACCGTGCTATCGATATTATGCGTGCATCTAAAGCCTTACATATTTGTGGTGATACCCATTTGGGCACACTGTCGCAATACGGTGTCAATCAACAGCGAGATAGTAACTGGGCTTTTTGTACACCGGCAATTTCTGCAGGTTGGCCACGCTGGTGGCTGCCCGACCAAATGAACTTCCCTTATCAAAATCGCCCGGAGCATGGCTTAGCTCAAACTGGGGAGTACAAAGATACTTTTGGCAACCTCATTTATGTATATGCGGTTGGTAATCCTGAAGTAGGTAAGTCGGGTAATCGTTATATCAAAGCTCATGAGAAGGGCAGTGGTTTTGGCTTTATCACCTTTGATACAGAGAAGCTCAGTTATACGATGCAGGCGTATCGTTTCTTAATTGATGCGACTGATGGCAGTGCCAGTAATCAGTTTCCTGGTTGGCCAGTGACTATTTATCAAGCTGAGAATGGTGGTGATAACCAGCTCAGTTAA
- a CDS encoding YSC84-related protein, whose translation MNTLKFALALMLSCLFSATSFADDDKYAESLAKFKANPAVGSKLNSAYAYALFPTIGKGGFGIGGAHGKGKVYKSGAVTGTSKMSQLTIGLQLGGQAYSQIILFQNKKAYDQFTSGKFEFGAQATAVAITASANASAGTTGNAAGASSKADAGVQNAEWVNGMLVFTYAKGGLMYEASIGGQKFSYKKGQ comes from the coding sequence ATGAACACATTAAAATTTGCCTTAGCTCTGATGCTCTCATGCCTGTTTTCAGCGACTAGCTTTGCCGATGATGACAAATACGCAGAGAGCCTAGCTAAATTTAAAGCCAACCCCGCTGTCGGCAGTAAGTTAAACTCGGCATATGCATACGCACTATTCCCCACCATAGGAAAAGGAGGCTTTGGTATTGGTGGTGCTCACGGCAAGGGCAAGGTGTATAAATCAGGAGCGGTCACTGGCACAAGCAAAATGAGCCAGTTAACTATTGGCTTACAACTAGGTGGACAAGCCTATAGCCAGATCATTTTGTTTCAAAATAAAAAGGCCTACGATCAATTCACATCTGGCAAGTTTGAATTTGGAGCACAGGCCACGGCTGTCGCCATTACCGCTTCAGCCAATGCCTCTGCCGGCACGACGGGCAATGCAGCAGGCGCTAGCTCTAAAGCCGATGCAGGAGTACAAAACGCGGAATGGGTAAACGGTATGTTGGTGTTCACCTACGCTAAAGGCGGCTTAATGTACGAAGCGTCCATAGGCGGGCAAAAATTCAGTTATAAAAAAGGGCAGTAA
- a CDS encoding protein disulfide oxidoreductase — protein sequence MSNPQDKHSSQLSRVFSWLKSAALYLALFIIVFQLLDFWRARDLPKEALPELRYQSIDGASLDVNAMSQESITVLYFWATWCGYCKVTSPAIERLAKDVNVVSIAMASGSDEDLKRYQAKRDYSFVVVNDDSQAISQSWKVGVTPFIVMIKNGEVVEYTSGLSSYPGLWLRAKWADFRY from the coding sequence ATGTCTAATCCACAAGATAAGCACAGTAGCCAATTATCAAGGGTATTTTCTTGGCTAAAAAGTGCGGCACTGTATCTGGCGCTATTTATTATTGTCTTCCAGTTGTTAGATTTCTGGCGTGCGCGAGACCTTCCTAAAGAAGCACTACCTGAATTGCGCTATCAGAGTATTGATGGCGCCAGTTTAGATGTGAATGCTATGAGCCAAGAGTCTATAACGGTTTTGTATTTTTGGGCGACTTGGTGTGGCTATTGTAAAGTGACTTCGCCGGCGATAGAGAGGCTTGCGAAAGATGTCAATGTTGTCAGTATTGCCATGGCGTCAGGATCGGATGAAGATCTAAAGCGCTATCAAGCTAAAAGAGATTACAGCTTTGTTGTGGTCAATGACGACTCTCAAGCTATTTCGCAGAGCTGGAAAGTAGGGGTGACCCCTTTTATTGTGATGATAAAAAATGGAGAGGTGGTCGAATATACCTCTGGCCTCAGTTCCTACCCGGGGTTGTGGTTAAGAGCGAAGTGGGCAGACTTTCGCTATTAG
- a CDS encoding arylesterase, giving the protein MYRSPTPWKIRNSLPLVKVSARLCTLVLLLLSAFSSLAANTVPTKDQSSRQILVLGDSLSAAYQLDKDQGWVTLLENKLKSEGYLVDINNASVSGLTIAGGEQILFAHIESAQKPELIIIELGANDGLQGRPIPYIQQSLTRLVKQAKNSGADVLLLGIQLPPNRGKRYTEPFFGLYEKIATSEKAMLMPFLLEGVAGNSELMKKDGLHPNAEGQKHVLNNIYPLISKWLKQQDKQRSK; this is encoded by the coding sequence ATGTATAGAAGCCCGACCCCGTGGAAAATTAGAAATAGCTTACCATTAGTAAAAGTAAGTGCACGGCTTTGCACCTTAGTTTTACTGCTATTGAGCGCCTTTAGTTCACTTGCTGCCAATACAGTTCCCACAAAAGACCAAAGCAGCAGGCAAATCTTAGTGCTAGGTGATAGCTTAAGTGCTGCTTACCAACTAGATAAAGACCAAGGCTGGGTGACTTTGCTTGAAAACAAGCTAAAAAGTGAAGGCTATCTAGTTGATATCAATAACGCATCGGTCAGTGGCCTGACAATAGCAGGCGGTGAACAAATTCTATTTGCGCATATAGAATCAGCACAGAAACCTGAACTCATTATTATTGAATTAGGTGCTAACGATGGCTTACAGGGCCGCCCTATCCCTTATATTCAGCAATCACTGACAAGGCTCGTTAAACAGGCAAAAAACTCAGGTGCAGATGTGTTATTGCTTGGTATACAACTACCGCCAAACCGAGGTAAACGCTACACAGAACCCTTTTTTGGCTTGTATGAAAAAATAGCCACAAGTGAAAAAGCCATGTTAATGCCCTTTCTCTTAGAGGGCGTAGCAGGCAACAGTGAACTTATGAAAAAAGACGGTCTTCATCCCAACGCCGAAGGCCAAAAACACGTACTTAACAACATATATCCGCTGATAAGTAAGTGGCTTAAACAGCAAGATAAGCAAAGATCGAAATAA
- a CDS encoding ABC transporter ATP-binding protein — protein sequence MISAHKVCQTVPVYNGELHILKDINLHIDAGESVAIVGASGSGKTTLLGMLAGLDTPSSGEIELQQIEITQLDEEQRAQRRRECVSFVFQNFQLLDSLSALENIMLPLEVKADPAAREKALNYLKRVGLEQRASHYPQQLSGGEQQRVALARAFACEAPIIFADEPTGNLDAETGEHITDLLFELNQENGTTLVMVTHSNELAERCSRQLRLHAGALLE from the coding sequence ATGATTAGCGCTCATAAAGTGTGTCAAACAGTGCCAGTTTATAATGGTGAACTGCATATACTCAAAGATATTAACCTGCATATCGATGCGGGCGAAAGTGTGGCGATTGTTGGTGCCTCAGGTTCAGGTAAAACAACTCTGCTAGGCATGCTTGCAGGGCTTGATACCCCTAGTTCTGGTGAGATAGAGCTTCAACAGATTGAAATAACTCAGCTCGATGAAGAGCAGCGTGCTCAAAGGCGTCGAGAGTGTGTCTCTTTTGTTTTTCAGAACTTTCAATTATTAGATAGCTTAAGTGCCCTTGAAAACATTATGTTGCCCTTAGAGGTAAAGGCCGACCCCGCCGCGCGTGAAAAAGCCCTAAATTACTTAAAGCGTGTTGGTTTAGAGCAGCGTGCCAGTCACTATCCACAGCAGCTTTCCGGTGGCGAGCAGCAGCGCGTGGCTCTCGCTAGGGCCTTTGCCTGTGAGGCACCGATTATTTTTGCTGATGAACCAACGGGCAATTTAGATGCGGAAACTGGCGAGCATATTACAGATTTGTTGTTTGAGCTAAATCAAGAGAATGGAACGACCTTGGTGATGGTGACACATTCAAATGAGCTTGCTGAGCGCTGTTCGCGTCAGTTGCGTTTGCATGCGGGGGCGCTCCTTGAATAA
- a CDS encoding ABC transporter permease — MNKSPFPHLFGLATKLLKRDLRSGNLSVLALSLLLGVATVTSISLFSSRIHNSIYDEAAQFMAADASVGGTQAIEATWSEQAREQGLKIAETVSFSAMVFSAEHMALGQVKAVSSSYPLLGSIEVGDKLFSSGDDVRYGPAVGELWIAPRLFDYLQLNIGDTVALGDAEFKLAKIINREPDQGQSFFGFAPRVMIHIDDVDKTNAIQLGSRISYKLMLTGESEQLTNYKQWLEPLLGQHHYWSSAKDANQSVVGALERAENFLLLAGSLGVILGGAAIALAARRYALQHVRTVALLKTMGCKPNEVMQIFFFALFLIALISVLLGSLLGWFGHYLILLAVQGLFVAEPAAASFSAYFTGVMTGFISLLAFAVPPLLQLKQVTPAVALKRSYSQSFSSWKSNAVGVVAVLLLLFLYSSSLSLTFILFSAALATLIGVYALSWLSIKLVHHLVPLVGAGWRLGLNNLQRHRQSNAMQIVIFSTLLMLVALIFSVRTELVSQWQNQLPEDAANHFAFNIQSYEADAVKSHLKQADIDHSPFYPMTRGRITTVNGVPLKALVEQYATGRIDYEREVNLSSALVLGEDNVIVQGQWWGGELELGQLSSNEEPLLLASVEESYAKGLNLSIGDIIIFSVAGQELKAKLSNIRTVKWDSMNPNFYILFNQPLADSYGANWLTSFYLASEDKDKLNKLARSFPTLSLIELDQTINQLQSIIEKISAAVEFILVLIFASGFLVLVASIQATLDMRFKESAILRTLGADKALVRRTLLIEFGALGLSAGILAAVGSELALYFLQLRIFNMDYVPFYWLWPFLPVLGAVLIALAGWLSTRKVIKVTPMSVLRS; from the coding sequence TTGAATAAGTCTCCGTTTCCTCATTTATTCGGCCTTGCGACCAAGCTGCTTAAACGAGATTTACGCAGTGGTAACTTAAGTGTGCTTGCTTTGTCCTTATTGTTAGGGGTAGCAACGGTTACCAGTATTAGTTTATTTAGCTCTCGTATCCATAATTCAATTTATGATGAAGCGGCACAATTTATGGCTGCTGATGCATCGGTTGGCGGTACTCAGGCCATTGAAGCGACGTGGTCTGAACAGGCGCGTGAGCAGGGCTTAAAAATAGCTGAAACCGTATCTTTTTCGGCCATGGTTTTTAGTGCTGAGCACATGGCACTAGGGCAGGTAAAAGCGGTGTCATCCAGTTATCCTTTATTGGGTTCGATAGAGGTTGGTGACAAGCTCTTTAGTTCCGGCGACGATGTTCGTTATGGGCCTGCTGTTGGTGAGTTATGGATTGCCCCAAGACTGTTTGATTATTTACAACTTAATATAGGCGATACAGTTGCTCTAGGTGATGCCGAATTTAAGCTGGCTAAGATTATTAATCGCGAGCCAGATCAAGGCCAAAGTTTTTTTGGTTTTGCTCCTAGAGTGATGATTCACATTGATGATGTGGATAAAACCAATGCGATACAGTTAGGTAGTCGTATAAGTTATAAACTTATGCTTACTGGTGAGAGTGAGCAGCTTACTAATTACAAGCAGTGGCTCGAACCACTGTTAGGTCAGCATCATTATTGGAGCAGTGCAAAAGATGCTAATCAAAGTGTGGTTGGGGCTTTAGAGCGAGCTGAAAATTTCTTATTACTCGCCGGTAGCCTTGGGGTGATTTTAGGTGGTGCTGCGATTGCTCTTGCTGCTCGGCGTTATGCTTTACAGCATGTGCGTACCGTTGCCTTGCTTAAGACCATGGGCTGCAAGCCAAACGAAGTCATGCAGATTTTCTTTTTTGCCCTATTTCTTATTGCTCTTATCTCGGTGTTACTGGGAAGTTTATTGGGCTGGTTTGGGCATTATTTGATCTTACTTGCTGTACAGGGCTTGTTTGTAGCCGAGCCGGCTGCAGCAAGCTTTTCGGCTTATTTTACGGGTGTGATGACGGGTTTTATCTCTCTTTTGGCCTTTGCCGTTCCGCCTTTACTGCAGCTCAAGCAAGTGACGCCTGCGGTCGCACTCAAGCGCAGTTATAGTCAGAGTTTTTCATCTTGGAAAAGTAATGCTGTTGGCGTTGTTGCTGTGCTGTTGTTATTGTTTTTATACAGTTCGAGCCTAAGCTTAACCTTTATTTTGTTTTCTGCAGCCTTGGCGACTTTAATTGGAGTTTATGCACTTTCGTGGTTGAGCATTAAATTAGTACATCACTTAGTGCCCTTAGTTGGCGCTGGTTGGCGTTTAGGCTTAAATAATTTGCAGCGGCACAGGCAGAGTAATGCCATGCAAATTGTTATTTTCTCTACTCTGTTAATGTTGGTAGCCTTGATTTTTAGTGTTAGAACCGAGCTTGTGTCACAGTGGCAAAATCAATTGCCGGAAGATGCAGCCAATCATTTTGCTTTTAATATTCAAAGCTATGAGGCCGATGCCGTTAAGTCTCATTTAAAACAGGCCGATATTGATCACAGCCCTTTTTACCCTATGACACGCGGGCGTATTACGACCGTTAATGGTGTCCCTTTAAAGGCATTGGTTGAACAGTACGCAACAGGGCGTATTGACTATGAGCGTGAAGTTAATTTAAGTTCGGCTTTGGTTCTGGGTGAAGACAATGTCATTGTTCAGGGGCAGTGGTGGGGTGGCGAATTAGAGCTTGGTCAGCTCTCCTCTAATGAAGAGCCGCTTCTACTGGCATCTGTCGAAGAAAGTTATGCCAAAGGTCTTAACCTTAGCATCGGCGATATCATTATCTTTAGTGTTGCTGGGCAGGAGCTTAAAGCCAAGTTAAGTAATATACGAACAGTCAAGTGGGATTCAATGAATCCTAATTTTTATATCTTATTTAACCAGCCCTTAGCGGACTCTTATGGAGCCAATTGGCTGACTAGTTTTTATTTGGCTAGCGAGGATAAAGACAAGCTTAACAAGTTGGCGCGAAGTTTTCCTACCTTGAGTCTGATTGAGCTTGATCAGACTATTAATCAGCTGCAAAGTATTATTGAAAAAATCAGTGCGGCGGTGGAATTTATTCTTGTCTTGATATTCGCTTCTGGCTTCTTGGTTTTAGTTGCTTCTATTCAAGCTACTTTGGATATGCGCTTTAAAGAAAGTGCTATCTTGAGAACCCTTGGAGCCGATAAAGCTTTGGTTAGGCGAACTCTACTGATTGAATTTGGTGCTTTAGGTCTGAGTGCGGGTATTCTTGCGGCTGTAGGTAGTGAGCTTGCGCTGTACTTTTTGCAATTACGTATATTTAATATGGACTATGTGCCTTTTTATTGGTTGTGGCCGTTTTTACCCGTGCTTGGTGCCGTGCTAATCGCTTTGGCTGGTTGGCTATCGACCCGCAAGGTCATTAAAGTCACGCCAATGTCCGTATTGAGGAGCTAA
- a CDS encoding GNAT family N-acetyltransferase, whose product MLLNKGVNVSFTVVEIKDEQGLRRCFPAFKELRPKLEKEAFVKQVQRQYQQGYCVVAIEELEEETHSTEASYPSVLGFRFIENLAWGKIIYIDDLATISGHRGQGFAPALLDWIIELAQNQHCDAVHLDSGYARNAAHKVYLNKGFILSSHHFSCDLRSQAKALV is encoded by the coding sequence ATGTTGTTAAACAAGGGAGTGAATGTGAGCTTTACCGTTGTTGAAATTAAAGATGAACAGGGCCTAAGGCGTTGTTTTCCTGCGTTTAAAGAGTTAAGGCCCAAGTTAGAAAAAGAGGCTTTTGTTAAGCAAGTGCAGCGTCAGTACCAGCAGGGCTATTGTGTTGTTGCGATTGAAGAATTAGAGGAAGAGACACATAGTACGGAGGCATCTTATCCTAGTGTATTGGGTTTTCGTTTTATCGAAAACTTGGCTTGGGGAAAAATTATCTATATTGATGATTTAGCCACTATCAGTGGTCATCGTGGCCAAGGCTTTGCACCTGCTTTACTTGATTGGATTATTGAACTTGCCCAAAATCAACATTGTGATGCCGTACACCTTGATAGTGGTTATGCAAGGAATGCCGCTCATAAAGTCTATTTAAATAAAGGTTTTATTCTAAGCTCTCATCATTTTTCGTGTGATTTACGCTCTCAAGCTAAAGCTCTTGTTTGA
- a CDS encoding TlpA family protein disulfide reductase, translating into MRSLFKALALTFLSSISSTFVTAETNTGHLDVPMFADGKLSSLAELSQGQASLLFFWSVNCSFCKKEMPALNSLYDSYHQDLRFLAINQDQDYKSLTQIKNYIEEYHLQAKVINDPKLYLSSYFKVPGTPTVILLNKEGYIVKKTHSQLNKLAVEIEQVIKDKQD; encoded by the coding sequence ATGCGCTCTTTATTTAAAGCACTCGCACTTACTTTTCTAAGCTCAATATCCAGCACTTTTGTTACAGCGGAGACAAACACGGGCCACTTAGATGTGCCAATGTTTGCCGATGGTAAACTCAGTAGCTTAGCAGAGCTCTCTCAAGGCCAAGCAAGTTTACTGTTTTTTTGGTCGGTCAACTGCAGTTTTTGTAAAAAAGAAATGCCTGCCTTAAACAGCCTCTACGATAGCTACCATCAAGACCTAAGGTTTTTGGCTATTAACCAAGACCAAGATTACAAGTCACTAACACAAATAAAAAACTATATTGAAGAATACCATCTACAAGCCAAAGTGATTAATGACCCTAAGCTGTATCTAAGTAGTTACTTTAAAGTACCCGGAACACCCACAGTTATTCTCTTAAATAAAGAAGGCTATATAGTTAAAAAAACCCATTCTCAACTCAATAAATTAGCAGTAGAGATAGAGCAAGTGATTAAAGATAAACAAGACTGA
- a CDS encoding SRPBCC family protein — MIKSKIIKALTFSSALLFSSFTMAELSDAPIDKRDNQAIARQVINAPANKVWKEIGRVDGIENFVPEVFASTSVEGEGEGAIRTCVHHDGRKLVEQVVAFDEVSMTLTYTLVDGSELPMINMYNTVQVHPINETQSLLVWEAKYDVTEEAENPELVHQYMQGGLSVVSAGAKRYIEAAM; from the coding sequence ATGATTAAGTCCAAAATAATTAAAGCCCTTACCTTTAGCAGCGCCCTTTTATTTAGCTCTTTTACTATGGCAGAGCTAAGTGACGCGCCTATTGATAAGCGCGACAACCAAGCCATCGCCCGCCAGGTTATTAATGCTCCAGCCAACAAAGTGTGGAAAGAAATCGGCCGTGTTGATGGCATCGAAAACTTTGTACCTGAAGTGTTTGCAAGCACCTCGGTTGAAGGCGAAGGCGAAGGCGCTATCCGAACCTGCGTGCATCATGATGGCCGCAAACTGGTCGAGCAAGTTGTGGCATTTGATGAAGTATCAATGACCCTCACTTACACCCTGGTCGATGGCAGTGAGCTACCTATGATCAATATGTACAACACCGTGCAAGTTCATCCTATAAACGAAACTCAGTCACTGCTTGTTTGGGAAGCCAAATACGACGTCACTGAAGAAGCTGAGAACCCAGAGCTTGTTCACCAATATATGCAAGGTGGCTTATCGGTTGTATCAGCCGGTGCCAAGCGTTACATCGAAGCTGCCATGTAA